CCGGCCCACCGAAATTGCCCGACTTGAGCGCCAGCCACATGTCCCGGTCCGTGGTGCGCAGGACCGGCACGCCGGCGGCGATCTCGGGGCCGACGCGGAAGGCCGGCAGGCCGAGGCGGTCGACCACCGCGCCGGAGGTCTCGCCCCCCGCCACCACCAGCCGGCGCACGCCGTGGGCGACCAGCCCCTCGGCGATCCGCGCCATCGCGGCCTCGATGGCGTGGCCGGCGGCGTCGCGGCCGTATTGGGCCTGGACCGCCGCCACCTCCTCCGGGCCGGCGCTGCTGGCGATCAGCACCGGGCCGTCGCCGATCCGCTCCATCGCCCAGGCGAGGGCCTCGCCGCCCTCGTCCTCGCCGGCGAGCAGCCGCGCCGGATCGAGGCGGCGCACCGGCATCGCGGCCTCGGCCCGGGCGATCTGGCCCAGCGTCGCCTGCGAGCAGCTGCCGGCAAGGCAGGCCGCCGGACCGCCGATCGGACCGCCGAGATCGGCCTGCGCGGCCGCCGGCGCGACCCGGCCCGAGGAGACGAGCGCGCGGGCGAGGCCGAGGCCCAGGCCCGAGGCGCCGGTCGAGAGCTTTCGGGTCAGGGCGGCCGCACCCAGAACCGCGAGGTCGCGGTCGAGCACCGCGTCGGCGATGGCCGCGCCCTTGCCCTCGCGGGCCAGTGCGTCGAGCCGCGCGCTCACCGCCTCGGCGCCTTGCGCGACGGTGGAAAGGTCGATCAGGCCGACCTCCGCCTGGCTCTGGCGCACCAGCACCCGCACGAGGTTCGAATCCCGCATCGGGTTGAGCGGGTGATCCTTCAGCGGGCTCTCGGCGAGCGGCACCGCGCCGACGAAGAGGTGGCCGAGATAGACCGTGCGCGCCGTCTCCGGGAAGGCCGGGGTGACCAGCGCGATCGCCTCGCCGGCATCCTCGCGCAGGGCGTCGGTCACCGGGCCGATATTGCCGGCATCGGTCGAATCGAAGGTCGAGCAGACCTTGAACAGCAGGTGGCCGGCGCCGCGAGCATTGAGCCACGCGGCGGCCTCGCGCGAGCGCGCCACCGCCTCTTCGGCCGGAATCGAGCGGCTCTTGAGCGAGACCACCACGGCGTCGACCTCGGGCAGCGCGAGATCGTCCGCCGGCACCCCGATGGTCTGGACCGTGCGCAGGCCCGCCTTGGTCAGGGTGTTGGCGAGGTCGGAGGCGCCGGTATAGTCGTCGGCGATGCAGCCCAGCGCCAGGGTCATGTCCGTGCTCCCTTGTAGGGGGCGAACCAGCCGAGCCCCTCGCGCGTGCCGGCCCGCGGGTTGTACTCGCAGCCGATGAAGCCGTCATAGCCGAGCCGGTCGAGCTCGGCGAACAGGAAGGCGTCGTTCATCTCGCCGCTGCCGGGCTCGTGCCGCTCCGGCACGCTCGCGGTCTGGACGTGGCCGACGATCGGCATCAGCGCACGCAGCCGCATGGTCACGTCGCCGTGCAGGATCTGGCAGTGGTAGAGGTCGAACTGGAGCTTCAGGTTCGGCAGCGCCAGCTCGCGGATCAGGTCGGCGGCGTAACCGAAATCGTTGAGGAAGTAGCCCGGCATGTTGCGGGCGTTGATCGGCTCGAGGACGAGGTCGAGACCTTCTGCGCCTAAGCGCTCCGCCGTCCAGGCGACGGCGCGGCGATAGGAGTCCCGGGCTTGCCGGTCGTTGCGGTCGGCCATGCCGGCCATCAGGTGCAGGCGCTTGACGCCCGTCGCGCGGGCGTAACCGAGCGCCGTCTCGACGCCGCCCTTCAGCTCCTCGAACCGGTCGGGGAGGGCGGCGAGGCCGCGCTCGCCGGCGGCCCAGTCGCCGGGGGGCAGGTTGAACAGGGCCTGGGTCAGGCCGTGCGCCCTAAGGCGCTCGCCCACCGCCTCGGGCGGATGGTCGTAGGGAAACAGGAACTCGACCGCCTCGAACCCGGCCTCGGCGGCCTGCGCGAAGCGGTCGAGGAACGGGACTTCGGTGAACATCAGGGTCAGGTTCGCGGCGAAGCGCGGCATGAATGTCCTCCCTCTCGGGCGCGGCGGCGCCGGTGTCTTGGCGGGCTTGTCTTGATCGACCGACACGGCTGGTCGATCACGGGCACCCGACCTTGCCGACTCTCAGGGTCATCCCGGGGCCGCGCAGCGGAGCCCGGGATCCAGAACCACAGGATATTCAGGATAAAGCGGCGAGTGTTCCGCTTCGTTCTGGAGCACCTGAGTGTCTGGATTCCGGGCTCCGCTTCGCGGCCCCGGAATGACGCGGAGGGTGTCAGCTCGGCTTGTTTGGACGTGACGGCTTACCCCGCCCCACCCGGCAGGGCCGTCCCCGTCACCTGCGCGTAGATCCGCGCCACCGAGGCGTCGTCGTCGCGGCCCATGCCGGCGCCGGCGGCCATCAGGAACATCTGGAGCGCGGCGGCGGCCACCGGCACAGGGAACTTCTGGGTCCGGGCCATGTCCTGCACGATGCCCAGATCCTTGACGAAGATGTCGACCGCGCTGCGCGGCGCGTAATCGCCGTCGAGCACGTGCGGCATCCGGTTCTCGAACATCCAGGAATTGCCGGCAGACGCCGTGATGACCTCGTAGACCTTGCGCAGGTCGAGCCCCTGGCGCGCCGCGAAGGCCATCGCCTCGCTCGCCGCGGCGATGTGCACGCCGGCGAGCAACTGGTTGATCATCTTGAACGCCGCGCCCTGGCCGGCGGCATCGCCCAGCTCGTAGAGCTTGGCCGCCATGGCGTCGAGGGCGGGCTTCGCCTGGGCGAAGGCCGCCGCGCTGCCGGAGGCCAGGATCGTCAGCTCGCCTTGCGCCGCGCGCTGGGCGCCGCCGCTGATCGGCGCGTCGAGGTAGTGGCGGCCGGTGGCCTCGAGCCGGGCGGCGAGGCGGCGGGCGATCTCGGGGTCCATCGTGGCGCAGGAGACGAACACCGCGCCTTCCGGCATCGCCTCGGCGATGCCGCCCTCTCCGAACAGCACCGCCTCGGTCTGGGCGGCGTTGACGACGACGCAGACCACGATGCTTGCGTCCCGCGCGGCCTGCGCCGCGCTGGCGGCGCCGCGGCCGCCCTCGGAGGCGAAACGTGCCACGTTGTCGGGTGTGACGTCGCTGCCGGCGACGTCGAGGCCGGCCCGGCGCAGGGCCTGCGCCATGCCGTAGCCCATCGAGCCGAGACCGATCACTGCGACGCGGGCGGGGGTGTCGCTCATGCCGTATCCTCCCTGCGGGCCGTGACCGGCCCGGACCTGCGCGATCTGACGCCGCGCCATCGCCCCAAGCTCTAGCACTGATTTGGCAGCGCTGCCAATCCGGATCATGGATCCGTTGAGCCGGCCCGGGAACCGTGACATCGTGGCGGTCCCGAGCCGCCGTGACAAGGTGCCGGGCGACGACGGGAGGGCGGATGGACGAGGGGGGCAACGAGGCCTTCGCGGCCGACGAGGACGGCTTGCGGGACGGGATCGGCCGGCGCCCAATCACGCTCGCGGACGTCGCCCGCGAGGCGCGGGTCGGCGAGAGCACGGTGTCGCGGGTCCTGCGCAGCCACGGCTCGTTCTCGGAGAAGACCCGGGCCCGGGTCGAGGCGGCGGTGGCGCGCCTCGGCTACGTGCCGAACCGCATCGCCGGGACGCTGGCCTCCACCGGCTCGCGGCTGATCGGCATCGTCATCCCGTCGCTCACCAACATCGTCTTCCCGGACCTCCTGCGCGGCGCGACCGCGGCCCTGGAGCAGGAGGGCTTCCAGTCGGTGATCGCCGTCACCGATTACGACCAGGACAAGGAGGAGGCGGTGGTCGGCTCGCTGCTGAGCTGGCGCCCGGCCGGGCTGATCGTCACCGGGCTCGAGCACAATCCGGGCACGCGTCGGCGGCTGCTTGCCAGCGGCGTGAGGGTGGCCGAGCTCCTCGACGTCGACGGGCCGGGGCTCGACATCGTCGTCGGCTATTCCAACCGCGCGGCCGGCGAGGCGAGCGCCCGCCACCTCGCCGGCCGCGGCTATCGCCGCATCGGCTATATCGGCCACGACCTCACCAAGGATAAGCGCGCCGCCAAGCGCTATGCCGGCTTCCGCGAGGCCTTGGGTGCGGCCGGGCTGGCGCTCGCCGGCGAGGAGCGGGTGGCGAGTCCGTCCTCGGTCGAGGCCGGCCGGCAGGGGCTGGAGACCCTGCTCGCCCGTGTGCCGGACCTCGACGCGGCCTATTTCTCGAACGACGACATGGCGCTCGGCGGCTATTTCCACTGCCTCGCCCACGGCCTTTCGGTTCCGGGACGGCTGGCCTTGTTCGGCTATAACGGCCTCGATGTCGGCCGGCTGATGCCGCAGCCGCTCGCCACCATCCGCACCCCGCGGGTCGAGGCCGGCACGACGGCGGCCCGGCTCCTCTGCACCGGGGGCCCGGCGACGGTGGTGGATCTCGGCTTCGAGCTGATCGAGGGAGCGACGGCGTGACGGATGTATCGGGCAAGAGCGAATCCTCCCTGCGCGAGGCGATCTGCCGCTTCGGCCGCTCGCTGTTCGAGCGCGGCCTGACGCCGGGCTCGTCGGGCAACATCTCGCTGCGCCTCGACGACGGCGGCTGGCTGGTGACGCCGACCAACGCCTCCCTCGGCTTCCTCGACCCGGCCCGGATCTCCCGCCTCGACCGCGACGGGCGGCTTTTGTCCGGCGACAAGCCCACCAAGGAGATCCCGCTCCACGGTGCCCTCTACGACAGCCGGGCTTCCGCCCGGGCGATCGTCCACCTCCACTCGACCCACGCCGTCGCGGTCTCGATGCTGCCGGAGATCGACCCCCGCGCGGTGCTGCCGCCGCTGACCCCCTACAGCCTGATGCGGGCCGGCGCGGTGGCTTTGGTGCCCTACTACCGCCCCGGCGACCCGGCGGTGGCGGACGCGATCCGGGGGCTCGCGGGCCAATATTCCTCGGTGCTGCTCGCCAATCACGGGCCGGTGGTCGCCGGCGACGACCTGGAGGCGGCGGTCTTCGCCACCGAGGAGCTGGAGGAGACCGCCAAGCTCTACCTGCTCCTGCGCAACCTCAACCCGCGCCACCTGACCCCGGCGCAGGTGCAGGATCTGGTGGCGCATTTCGGGCTGACATTGCCGGAGCACGGGCACGACCATTGAGGGCTCGTTTGGCGGGCCCGACTTTTTTGACACCCACAGGGTCATTCCGGGGCCGCACAGCGGAGCCCGGAATCCAGAAACTCAGGTGGGAGACGATCAGGCGGAAAGCGTCCGCACTTTTTGTCGCCCTCAGCGGCTCTGGATTCCGGGCTCCGCTACGCGGCCCCGGAATGACTCGGAGAGGGTCAAGGCTGTGGCGCGAGGCGAGCAGCTCGCTCGCTTTCTATTCCAATCGAGAGAGCGGATGCCTGCGATCATGTCTGACGAGTCCGCCTGGGTGACCACCGACAAGGCGCTCGTCGCGTCACTCCCGGGTGGACAGGCCGTCATCAAGTGGTTCGGGTTCTGCCCGAGCTTCCACGATGCGACCCTGGACGGCATCACCATCGCGGGTGGCAACGCATCGCTCACGCTCGGGGCGTTCCGGATGACGGATCGGACCGACGAGGAGGGTTATTTCATCCTCGACCGGCACGCACAGGTGGTGATCCACATGCGCCGCGTCACCGGGCTGAGCCTGACGGGCGACGCCGCATCCATCATCTCGGAGCTGACTGTCAGGCGCCTGCCCGCGACTCCGGACCGATCCGAATGGCCGACCTGCACCGGACCCGCAGCGGGCGACATCGAGGTCGCGTTCGGCACCTCGATCGGCCTCACCGGATCATTCTACGCCGGGGACGTGGAATTCGAGCTTCGTCCTGCCGAAGAACCAGCGTAGCGCGAGAAGGCTCGAAGACATCTCCGGCCGGTGGCGCTCCCAAGGGGACTCGAACCCCTGTTTTCGCCGTGAGAGGGCGACGTCCTAGACCGCTAGACGATGGGAGCTGGCCCGGCGGGATGGCGGCGGTATAGCGACGGGCCTGGACGGGCACAAGCCCGAAATCGTATGCCGGCGACGTTTTCGAGCGAGGTGGGCAGGAGTGGTGGGGTTGAGCGAGGCTGATCTTCGCGAGGGCGTGATCCCGGAAGGGGAGGGGAGCGAGCGCCTGGACCGGGCCCTGGCGCGGCTCTGGCCGGATTTGTCGCGCAGCCGCCTGCAGGCGCTGATCCGCGAGGGGCAGGTGACCCTGGAGGATGCGCCGGCGGGCGATCCCTCCGCCAAGGTCGTGGGCGGCCAGCGCGTCGCCGTGTCGGTGCCGCCGCCACGCCCGGCCGAGCCGGCGCCGGAGGCTCGCGACCTCGCGGTCGTCTACGAGGACGACGACCTGATCGTGATCGACAAGCCGGCCGGGCTCGTGGTGCATCCGGGCGCCGGCAACGACAGCGGCACGCTGGTCAACGCGCTGCTGGCCCATTGCGGCGCCAGCCTCTCGGGCATCGGCGGGGTCGCGCGGCCGGGCATCGTCCACCGCCTCGACAAGGACACGACCGGCCTGATGGTGGTGGCCAAGACCGACCTCGCCCACCAGGACCTCTCGGCGCAATTCGCCGATCACGGCCGCACCGGGCCGCTGGAGCGGGCCTACCTGGCCCTGGTCTGGGGCCTGCCCGATCCCGCGAGCGGCACGATCGACGCCGCGCTCGCCCGCTCTGAGCGCAACCGGGAGAAGATCGCGGTGGTGCGGGAAGGCCGCGGCCGCCACGCGATCACCCATTACCGCACCGAGGCCGCCCTCGGGGAGCGGGAGGCGGTGGGGCTCGTGCGCTGCCGGCTCGAGACCGGGCGCACCCACCAGATCCGCGTGCACCTCGCCCATCGCGGCCACCCGCTCCTCGGGGACGCGACCTACGGCGCGGCGTTCCGCACCAAGGCGAACCGCCTGGAACCGGAGGCCCGTGCGGCGCTCGACGCCCTCGGCCGGCAGGCGCTGCACGCGGCGCTCCTCGGCTTCCGCCACCCCCGCACCGGCGAAGCGCTCCGCTTCGAGAGCCCGCCGCCGGCCGACATGGCGCGGCTGATCGCGGCGCTGACGCCCTGACGGAGAGACGTTGCGGGAGCGTGGCGGTACGGAACCCGGGATGAGAACCCCTGCCCCGCACGTCTCATTGACGAGGGTGCGGGATCGGGATCGCCCTGCGCGAGGTCTTCCTGCGGCAGTGTGGCACCGCACGCGGCGAACCGCCACGGCAACACAAAACGCCGCCTCACGCGTTAGTCGCGACACCCGTCGCTACCCGGTCGGACCGCTCTCTGCTATGGTGGCAGATCGAACGGCCGGCCAACGGGAGGTCGTTCGCGCTCGCCCATGTCTCGCGGGGAGCTTCTAGGAGGTTGGAATGGCTGCTGCACTTCCCGTGCTCGCCAACGAAGGGGGCCTGTCGCGCTACCTCGACGAGATCCGCCGGTTCCCGATGCTGGAGCCGACGGAAGAGTACATGCTGGCCAAGAGCTGGCGCGAGCACGGCGACCGTGACGCCGCTCACAAGCTCGTGACCTCCCACCTGCGGCTCGTGGCCAAGATCGCCATGGGCTATCGCGGCTACGGCCTGCCGATCGGCGAGGTGGTGTCCGAGGGCAATGTCGGCCTGATGCAGGCCGTCAAGCGCTTCGACCCCGACAAGGGCTTCCGCCTCGCTACCTACGCGATGTGGTGGATCAAGGCGGCAATTCAAGAATACATCCTGCGTTCGTGGTCGCTCGTGAAGATGGGCACCACCGCGAACCAGAAGAAGCTGTTCTTCAACCTGCGCAAGGCCAAGGGCCGCATCTCCGCCCTCGACGAGGGCGACCTGCGCCCCGACCAGGTCAAGCAGATCGCCACCCGCCTCGGCGTGCCCGAGCAGGACGTGATCGACATGAACCGCCGCCTCGGCGGCGACGCGTCGCTCAACGCCCCGTTGCGCGAGGAGGGCGAGGGCGAGTGGCAGGACTGGCTCGTCGACGACAGCCCGACCCAGGAGACCGTGCTCGCCCGCGAGGAAGAGGGGCAGAACCGCCTCGCCGCCCTCAAGGATGCGCTGGGCGTGCTCAACCCGCGCGAGCGCCGGATCTTCGAGGCCCGGCGGCTGGCCGACGACCCGATCACCCTGGAGGACCTGTCGAGCGAGTTCGGCGTCTCTCGCGAGCGGGTGCGGCAGATCGAGGTGCGGGCCTTCGAGAAGGTGCAGGATGCGGTCAAGCGCAACCTCGCCACCCGCGAGGCGCCGCGGGCGGGGGTGCCGGCCTGAGGTAGGCCGGCACTAGAGCACTTCACGATCGCGTTGCAATCGTGAAGCTCTCTAAGTTCTTGATTTTGCAGCATTTTCTGCGACGAACCGGTATCCGCTCCGTCGGAAAATGCTCTACCCCATCGGCACCACGATCGAGAGGCCGATCAGCACCAGGGGCATCGCGACCAGCGCCTGCACGGTCTGCACCGCCGTGATGCCAGCCATCAGCGGCGCATCGCCGCCGAGCTGGCGGGCGAGGATGTAGGCCGAGGAGGCGGTCGGCAGCACCTGGAACAGCAGGGCCGTGGTGAGCGCCGGCCCGTGCAGCCCGAGCCCGTGCGCCACCAGCACGGTCGCCGTCGGCATCGCCAGGAACTTCATCGCCGAGGCCGAAGCCACCGGGCGGATCCAGGCCCGGGCGCCCTCGAATTCGAGCGCCGCCCCGACGCAGAGCAGGCCGATCGGCAGCGACGCCGCGCCTAGTGTGCGCAAAGCCGGCTCCAGCCCCGGCGGCAGGCCCCAGCCGAGGAGCTGGACGGCGAGGCCCGCCAGCGACGACACGATCAGCGGATTGGTGGCGAGCTGCCGGAGGATGCCCCGCGGCGTCAGCCGCGCCGCGCCGTGGCGGGCGAAGACCAGCACGCACAGCACGTTGACCGTCGGCACGATCGCCGCGTTGCAGATCGCCGCGAGCGCGATCCCCTTGGCCCCGAACAGCCCGGCGGCGAGCGTGACGCCGACGTAGTTGTTGAAGCGCACGCTGCCCTGGAACACCGAGGTGAAGGCCGGCCCGTCGATCCGCATGACGGGCCGCAGGGCGACGACGAGGGCCGCCACGACGAGGGTCGAGAGGATCAGCGTCAGGGCGAGCGCGCCCACCGGCACCGCCTCGACCTGCGCGGTGGCGAGGCTGTGGAAGAACAGGCTCGGCAGCAGCACGAAGTAGCCGAGGCGCTCGGCCTGCGGCCAGAAAGCTTCCGCGAGGAAGCGGCGGCGGCGCAAGGTCAGGCCGAGGGCCGTCAGGATGACGACCGGCAGGAGGGCCAGCAGGACGGCGCCGGTCATGATGAGGCTGTCTCGGGGCAGGGTTGTCGTCGAACAGGGCTGAGCGTTCCGCAACCGGCCCGCGATGCGGAAGTCAAGGTTCTCGCTTAGCCGATGGGACTGCCCGCTCCCAGCCGCTCCCGGGTAGGGCGGCCATGCGTGGCTCAACGGGCCGCCCGGCGATTCCTCGGCAAAGCGGCGCATCGCGCTCCCGCTCGGTCGGTGCCTGCCCCGGATGGGCCGTCACGTTACCGACATATCCGTCGCGGCTGACCTCGATGCGCCAGAGGACCGGGGCTGGGGTGCGCATCGGCCAGGTGCAGGGCGTGACTCGCCGCCGTGGTGGAGGAGCAGGGGGCCGCGACCCGGGAGATCGTCCGCAACGTGGCGCAGGCGGCGAGCGGCACCTCCGGGGTGACCGGCAACATCGCGGGCGTGGCGCGCGCCTCGGAGGATACCGGCGCGGCGGCGTCCCAGGTGCCGGCCTCGGCCTCCGAGCCGTCGCGCCAGTCCGAGCACCTCACGGCCGAGGTCGGACGCTTCCTCGTGACGATCCGGGCGGCGTGAGGCGGCTGGCGCGAGCTAAGGAGTGGGATCCGCCGCTTACCGCCGCTCGGCCGGGATGCGGCGGCTCACGGCTGCCACTGCTCGAACGCCTCCCGCATCACCTTCTCCCCCGCATTGCCCTTCTCGAAGGTCAGGATCGCCCGGTTGCCGTTGGCGTAGCGGATCGGCAGGTCGATCCAGTTGCGCTTGAGCAGGAGATCGGTGTTGCGCTCGATGTCGGCCTTGAGGTTCGAGAGGCCGATCAGGAACAGGTTGTCGCGCACCGGCACCGGCAAGCCGGAGACCGGGGAGCCGCGGCCGGACTCATCGTCCTTGAACTGGATCAGGCCGACATCGCGCACGGTGCGGTTCGGGTCGGTCGCCGTGAAGGTGAGCTCGAGGATGTGCGAGGCCGGCAGGGTTGCGTCGGTGTTGCGGCGCAGCACCATCGCCAGGCTCAGGCCCGCGTCGGGCACGTCGACGGTGCCCCGCACCACGGTCTGGAGCGGCTGGCCCTGGCCGCCGTTCACGGCGTCGAGACGCCAGACCACCCGGGCCTGCGTCGCCTTCGGGGCGCTGCCCTGGGGACCGTTCTCCTCGTAGAGGGTGCCGCGCTGCGCGACCGCGATGTCGGGCGTCGGCGACGGGCGCGGGGCGCCGCCCGGCGGGGCGGCGGCGGGCGCCGCCGGCGCGGGGGCCGGGGCCTGGGGCGCCCGCTCGCCGCCGACCCGATCGGCGAATTTCGAATCCTGGTTCTCGGCCGGGCGGTTGGGGCCGTTCTCGGCAAATCCCGCCGGCAGGGCGGCGGGGTTGTCGCGCAGGGACCAGGCGGTGACCGCGATGGCGCCGACGATGGCCGCCAGCACCGCCGCCACGATGCCGTTGCGCACCAGCCGCGAGCGGTCGCGCTTGGGCGCCACCACGTCGAGGCGGGGGCGCTGGGGACCCGGATCGGCTGTCCCCGGCTCCTCCGCAGGATCGGGCGTGCGCGCCCGCGCCGGAGGCAGCTTCAGCTCGACCGGGGGGCCGGCCTCCGGCAGGGCGTCGGCGTGGTGCGGCGCCGGGGTCTCGGGGGGCGCCGGCTCGGGCAGGGCAGGGGGGACGATGGCGCGCGGCGGCTCCGGCGGCATCGCCGGTTCCGGCGTCGGCTCCCGGGGCGGTTCCGGGTGGTTATGCGGCTCGGGTGGAGCGGGCTCAGGCGGGGCGGGCTCGGGCGGGCCGCCATGCTCGATCTCGAGCCGGGCGATGGCCCGGTCGAGGGAGACCCGCTCGGCCTCGATGTCGGCCTCCGACAGGGGCGGATCGAGGGAGCGGAGCTGGCCGATCAACGCCGCGCGGGCGCGCTCGTAGACCGTGTGCCGCAGGTCGGGCGAACGGTCGGGCAGGGCCTCGAGGGCGCGGGCGAGCAGGGGATAGTAATCGGCCATGGTCGCCGCATGCCTTGTCGTGCGGGGCGGCGGGCGTCAAGCTTCGCCCGCCGGGTACGCGAAGGATTCCCCTCAATCCTCCAAATTCCGCTCAATCCTCGAAGGGGTTGTGGACCAGGATGGTGTCGTCCCGCTCCGGCGAGGTCGAGAGCAGGGCGACAGGCGCGCCGATCAGCTCCTCGATCCGGCGCACGTACTTGATCGCCTGGGCCGGCAGGTCGGCCCAGGAGCGGCCGCCCGCGGTGGTCTCGCTCCAGCCCTCGAAGGCCTCGTAGATCGGCTCGACCCGGGCCTGGTCGGCCTGGCTCGCCGGCAAGTGGTCGATCTCGCGGCCGTCGAGGCGGTAGCCGGTGCAGATCTGGATCGTCTCGAACCCGTCGAGGATGTCGAGCTTGGTGAGCGCGATGCCGTCGATCCCCGAGGTCCGCACGGTCTGGCGCACGAGGGCGGCGTCGAACCAGCCGCAGCGGCGCTTGCGCCCGGTGACGACGCCGAACTCGCGCCCGCGCTCGCCGATGCGCTCGCCGATCGCGTCGGTGAGCTCGGTCGGGAACGGCCCCTCGCCGACCCGGGTGGTGTAGGCCTTGACGATCCCGAGCACGTAGCCGATCGCCCCCGGGCCGAGGCCCGAACCGGTCGCGGCCTGCGCCGCCACGATGTTCGAGGACGTCACGTAGGGGTAGGTGCCGTGGTCGACGTCGAGGAGCGCGCCCTGCGCGCCCTCGAACAGGATGCGCTTGCCGGAGCGCCGCGCGTCGTCGAGGAGCGACCACACCGTGTCGGCGAAGGGCAGGATCTTCGGGGCGATGGCGAGAAGCTCGGCCTTCAGCGCCGCACCGTCGATCTCGTCGATGCCGAGGCCCCGGCGCAGGGCGTTGTGGTGGGCGAGCAGGCGGCCGATCTTGGCGTCGAGCATCTCGGCATCGGCGAGGTCGACGACCCGGATCGCCCGGCGGCCGACCTTGTCCTCGTAGGCCGGGCCGATGCCGCGCTTGGTGGTGCCGATCTTCAGGACCGCGTTCGAGGTCTCGCGGAAGTGGTCGAGCTCGCGGTGCAGCGGCAGGATCAGCGTCGCGTTGTCGGCGATGCGCAGGTTCTCGGGCGTGATCGCCACGCCCTGCAGGCCGATCTTGGCGATTTCCTCGACGAGGTGCCAGGGATCGACCACGACGCCGTTGCCGATGACCGAGAGCGTGCCGCCGCGCACCACGCCCGAGGGCAGGAGCGACAGCTTGTAGGTCACGCCGTCGATCACGAGGGTGTGGCCGGCATTGTGCCCGCCCTGGAAGCGCACCACGACGTCGGCCTGCTCGGAGAGCCAGTCGACGATCTTGCCCTTGCCCTCGTCGCCCCACTGGGCGCCCACGACGACGACGTTCGCCATATCAAAAATACCCGTCCCTGCCCGCCGCGCGAAAAGCCCCGGCGCGCGAAGGCGCGGGGCTGATCGGCTCAGCGATGGTGTCACGCGTGTGCGCTCTTCGGCGATCCCGGCCGGGAAATCAAGCGAGGCCCGGAAGATGCGCCGTGCGCGGAGGTCGTCGGCGCTACTTCGCCTGCGTGTTCGGGCCCTGGCCCGGCAGCTCGCCCGGCTTGATCACCGGGGTCGAGTTCGGGGCCGGCTCCGGGGGCCGCACCGCCATGTCCGGGGCGCCGGTGGCCGGCGGCTTGATCACGCCGTCCGACTGCTGGAGCTTGTCGCTGAGCGTCGATCCGGTCGTGTCGGACTTGTCGGCGTTCGAGGTCGCATCGCCGGGCCGGACCTTCTCGGGGATGGTCTGGTTCAGGGGCGGCAGGTTCGGATCGCGGTCACGCC
This is a stretch of genomic DNA from Methylobacterium sp. 17Sr1-1. It encodes these proteins:
- a CDS encoding histidine kinase: MADYYPLLARALEALPDRSPDLRHTVYERARAALIGQLRSLDPPLSEADIEAERVSLDRAIARLEIEHGGPPEPAPPEPAPPEPHNHPEPPREPTPEPAMPPEPPRAIVPPALPEPAPPETPAPHHADALPEAGPPVELKLPPARARTPDPAEEPGTADPGPQRPRLDVVAPKRDRSRLVRNGIVAAVLAAIVGAIAVTAWSLRDNPAALPAGFAENGPNRPAENQDSKFADRVGGERAPQAPAPAPAAPAAAPPGGAPRPSPTPDIAVAQRGTLYEENGPQGSAPKATQARVVWRLDAVNGGQGQPLQTVVRGTVDVPDAGLSLAMVLRRNTDATLPASHILELTFTATDPNRTVRDVGLIQFKDDESGRGSPVSGLPVPVRDNLFLIGLSNLKADIERNTDLLLKRNWIDLPIRYANGNRAILTFEKGNAGEKVMREAFEQWQP
- a CDS encoding adenylosuccinate synthase — protein: MANVVVVGAQWGDEGKGKIVDWLSEQADVVVRFQGGHNAGHTLVIDGVTYKLSLLPSGVVRGGTLSVIGNGVVVDPWHLVEEIAKIGLQGVAITPENLRIADNATLILPLHRELDHFRETSNAVLKIGTTKRGIGPAYEDKVGRRAIRVVDLADAEMLDAKIGRLLAHHNALRRGLGIDEIDGAALKAELLAIAPKILPFADTVWSLLDDARRSGKRILFEGAQGALLDVDHGTYPYVTSSNIVAAQAATGSGLGPGAIGYVLGIVKAYTTRVGEGPFPTELTDAIGERIGERGREFGVVTGRKRRCGWFDAALVRQTVRTSGIDGIALTKLDILDGFETIQICTGYRLDGREIDHLPASQADQARVEPIYEAFEGWSETTAGGRSWADLPAQAIKYVRRIEELIGAPVALLSTSPERDDTILVHNPFED